CTCCAGCCGGCCCCTCCCTGAAAAAAAGCTCCAGCCCGATCTTGAAGAAGCCGACATGATCCCTGAGCATTTGAACCAGGCGCCGGGCGGATTCCAGGTCAGGCACATCCAGGGGAAAAATAAGACGGTCCTGAGGGTTCAAATCTGTATGGTTCATAGCCTTCTCCTTATTTTATAGAATATCCTTAGGTTTCCAAACGCCTGAATTGTTCCACAAATATACTCAACCTTTTTATCTCTCGGCCTCTTCACGCCGGATCATGAACCAATCAGCTCGACCAGAGTCTGCTCCTTGCTTTCAAGGTCCTCGGCCAACCTAACCAGGGAAGTGCCGCGCCTTAAGTTCTGTTCGGCCAGGGAAGGATACTGATCCCGGTCCCAGGCAAAATAACTTTCTTCGAAAAAATCGGTCAGGTAGCGACGGGCCAGGTCCAGGGCCACGGCGCGTGTGGCGGCAGGCAACTGCGACCATTCTTCCGGGCTGAGGTCGAGCCCGTGCTGCCGATACGAAGAGACAGCCGCCACGAATATATCCTGACTTAAGGCGGTTTGATCTCCAGGACCGCTAATTCCAGCCCAGGAGCGCAAGGCGTCGGCCAGTTCCCAGAGCAGGGTTCCCGGACGGACGATATCCAGGTCAATCAGGCCAGAGACGACCCCATTTTCATCAAAAAGGAAGTTTTCCATCTTGGGATCGCCATGGAGTATGGCTTGAGTGATTGTACTGAATTGAGGCAGCCGCCGGGCCAGAGTCCGGCCTTTCTTCAAAACCGGCGCAGCTCGCTCGAACCTGGGCCGGTGTTCATACCGGGTGAGGACGCTGTCCCACATATGAGGCGAGGCTGGGGCATCCCGGTTGTGATCCGCAGGCGGTAAAGGAGCCAGATGCGGAGGGTCCTCGGCCAGGACCCGGTGGAAGCGGCCCAGGGAACAGGCGGCTTCGGCGCCGGCCTTGACCGAACGTCTCTCGGGCGGCCGCCCGGGCAGAAAGGTCATCAAGCGCCACAGACCGTCTTCTTCAACCCACCAATCACCGTTTCTTGTCCGGACAACTCGCGGAACAGGCACCCCCTTGGCTGCCAGTCGGGCTGTCACAGCGACCATGTTCTGAACAACCGCTCCGTCCTTCCCGAAAACAGGGTGCAGCCGCTGAAGCACAAAGGCCTCCCTCGGTGTTCGAACCAGGAAGGTCAGGTTGACCCTGCCTTGAGGCAGGTGTTTGATATCAATAAGAGAATCCAGCCCATAGGCGGTTTGAGCCACCTTCCGGGCGATTTCTTCCATGTTCATCGTGATCATCGTCGGTGAACCTCA
The window above is part of the Deltaproteobacteria bacterium genome. Proteins encoded here:
- a CDS encoding phosphotransferase yields the protein MITMNMEEIARKVAQTAYGLDSLIDIKHLPQGRVNLTFLVRTPREAFVLQRLHPVFGKDGAVVQNMVAVTARLAAKGVPVPRVVRTRNGDWWVEEDGLWRLMTFLPGRPPERRSVKAGAEAACSLGRFHRVLAEDPPHLAPLPPADHNRDAPASPHMWDSVLTRYEHRPRFERAAPVLKKGRTLARRLPQFSTITQAILHGDPKMENFLFDENGVVSGLIDLDIVRPGTLLWELADALRSWAGISGPGDQTALSQDIFVAAVSSYRQHGLDLSPEEWSQLPAATRAVALDLARRYLTDFFEESYFAWDRDQYPSLAEQNLRRGTSLVRLAEDLESKEQTLVELIGS